A genomic window from Aricia agestis chromosome 8, ilAriAges1.1, whole genome shotgun sequence includes:
- the LOC121729871 gene encoding acetylcholine receptor subunit alpha-type acr-16-like codes for MLPTSVAFVILSGLIQNNVWACTVINDYQLHDEAKLHDDLLSNYKSEFRPVKDHKTTVTVKVRFALKYISFDSLEETITLHSWLAITWKDEFLHWTPSDCGDIKEIQMESHEIWTPRLSLFNADPTAYQSDTIYSTCLVNSDGTVTCVPHLSHTGICRTQLRNWPYDVQVCSLFFGAWMHTGEQINFTFYKTKPVVLDDYQNGPGWKLLNVSNERLPGYYGCCPNSTYPMLKYTFRMEREAAGPAAIVIIPSIVIILLTLSSLLLDIKDNTRLCLACFSLFSHFIFLTEIGYDIPKHSADTPIILLFIRDSMIITLTAILETLFLMYLRSRTVPAYTWVVSLNRLVSNGPGKYVVFTEFDPSDVTDRKSLSEDIAGTVANEDRNRVTSDWIQFANILNTCIFIISFIVYLILVCVYIPKDS; via the coding sequence ATGTTACCCACCAGTGTTGCCTTTGTAATCCTGAGCGGTTTAATCCAAAATAATGTTTGGGCGTGTACGGTCATCAACGACTACCAACTTCACGACGAGGCCAAGCTGCACGACGACCTGCTAAGCAATTACAAGTCGGAATTTCGCCCAGTCAAAGACCACAAAACTACTGTCACCGTAAAGGTACGATTTGctctaaaatatataagtttCGATTCTCTCGAAGAAACGATAACGCTCCATAGCTGGCTAGCGATAACCTGGAAGGATGAATTCTTGCACTGGACTCCCAGCGACTGCGGCGACATAAAGGAAATTCAAATGGAGAGTCACGAAATTTGGACGCCGCGTCTGTCTCTCTTCAACGCAGATCCTACTGCATACCAAAGTGACACCATCTACTCAACGTGCCTGGTGAACAGCGACGGTACAGTGACTTGTGTTCCCCATCTCTCACATACTGGAATTTGCCGCACGCAGCTGCGAAACTGGCCCTACGATGTTCAAGTCTGCTCCCTGTTCTTCGGCGCCTGGATGCACACCGGGGAACAAATCAATTTCACGTTTTACAAGACGAAACCGGTTGTTCTCGACGACTACCAAAATGGCCCCGGATGGAAACTGTTGAACGTGTCTAACGAGCGTCTCCCGGGATACTACGGCTGCTGCCCCAATAGCACGTACCCCATGCTCAAGTATACGTTCAGGATGGAGCGGGAGGCGGCCGGCCCAGCGGCAATCGTCATCATTCCTTCGATAGTCATCATTTTGCTGACCCTATCGTCCCTACTATTGGACATAAAGGACAACACGAGATTATGTCTCGCTTGCTTCAGTCTCTTCTCGCACTTCATATTCCTGACCGAGATCGGCTACGACATCCCGAAGCACAGCGCCGATACTCCGATAATATTGCTGTTTATCAGAGACTCTATGATCATAACTTTGACGGCCATACTTGAAACCCTGTTCCTGATGTATTTGAGATCTCGGACAGTTCCGGCTTACACTTGGGTTGTTTCTTTGAACCGGTTGGTGAGCAACGGCCCAGGGAAATACGTAGTTTTTACAGAATTTGATCCTAGCGACGTAACTGATCGTAAATCGCTTTCAGAGGACATAGCAGGCACCGTAGCAAATGAGGATCGCAATCGTGTCACTTCTGACTGGATTCAATTTGCTAACATTTTAAATACTTGCATATTTATCATCTCATTTATTGTTTACTTGATTTTGGTTTGTGTTTATATTCCTAAAGATTCTTGA
- the LOC121729868 gene encoding antichymotrypsin-2-like has translation MCFLLSYLLVTTITLTFLSQPSQEKDWFQIPAKFCDQLKLRNLFYLNICSGRDENKTTHLDSKINSEVTQSSKNESLVTPENFEMNSRISQDISATKTRNLERVNSPLSEFYRSLEHFERRIYWTTFSKIAAVGDVERRENGMSFVQSSLFLFMALLAVSMKMDEEARNEIQKTIGYRLDETDAPAILQEVTSRLPTSSASFKFLWAIRLVLKDGMKVENMKQAAKAMKLNIDTVANNDIELTSVLNNMVSNDSAGAMKNTFEEEELVNGICAVLLTTLYVRPRWRASPVVLNGTTEFHDSDNPKKLTRMISINDEMLYANLEDLDAEAVQIQYEPPELALLVLVPRGNSLRRLASRMTSTSPTEIYKRMKQTRVAVTLPLYTLRMTLLLQNKLEQMGITKLFIPNTSNASSCEQLLISHAVQRIMFWSEAGRHAFKDDGIQWDPTPEKEVIVNRPYLFYVRWKNITILNGNFVL, from the exons ATGTGTTTTCTGTTATCGTACCTATTAGTGACTACGATCACTCTAACGTTTCTGAGTCAACCGAGTCAGGAAAAAGATTGGTTCCAAATCCCTGCTAAGTTCTGTGATCAACTGAAACTGAGGAACTTATTTTATCTCAATATTTGCTCTGGAAGGGATGAAAACAAAACGACGCATTTAGATTCTAAAATTAACAGTGAGGTGACTCAATCTTCCAAAAATGAAAGCCTGGTTACTCCGGAAAACTTTGAAATGAATTCAAGAATCAGCCAAGATATCTCTGCTACAAAGACCCGTAATTTGGAACGTGTAAATAGTCCTCTGAGTGAATTTTATCGCTCGCTGGAACATTTTGAGCGCAGGATCTATTGG ACAACTTTTTCTAAAATAGCGGCAGTAGGAGATGTAGAGCGGCGTGAGAATGGAATGAGCTTTGTCCAGTCCAGCTTGTTCCTGTTCATGGCACTCCTGGCTGTTTCCATGAAAATGGACGAAGAAGCTAGAAACGAAATACAGAAGACAATAGGATATCGTTTGGATGAGACG gatGCCCCAGCTATACTTCAAGAAGTTACGTCACGGCTACCCACCTCAAGTGCTTCGTTTAAATTTCTCTGGGCGATACGTCTAGTTTTAAAAGATGGAATGAAGGTTGAAAATATGAAGCAAGCGGCTAAAGCAATGAAACTAAATATCGATACCGTAGCCAATAACGACATAGAACTAACCAGCGTTCTTAATAATatg GTTAGCAATGACTCCGCAGGTGCTATGAAGAATACTTTTGAGGAGGAAGAACTAGTGAATGGCATTTGTGCAGTGCTGCTGACGACGTTATACGTCCGGCCCCGATGGAGAGCTTCTCCCGTCGTTTTAAACGGAACTACAGAATTCCACGACTCTGATAATCCTAAGAAATTGACGCGCATGATAAGCATTAACGATGAAATGCTCTACGCTAATCTAGAGGACTTGGATGCCGAg GCTGTACAGATTCAGTACGAGCCTCCGGAACTAGCTCTCCTGGTATTGGTGCCACGTGGCAACTCATTGCGACGCCTAGCAAGTCGCATGACCAGCACCAGCCCGACTGAGATATACAAAAGAATGAAGCAGACGCGCGTGGCTGTAACACTTCCTCTCTATACGCTCAGAATGACTCTTCTGCTGCAAAACAAATTAGAGCAG ATGGGAATAACGAAACTGTTTATTCCGAATACCTCGAATGCATCAAGTTGTGAACAGTTATTGATCTCCCATGCTGTCCAACGGATCATGTTCTGGTCTGAAGCAGGTCGACACGCTTTCAAGGACGATG GTATTCAGTGGGACCCGACTCCTGAAAAAGAAGTGATCGTAAACCGCCCCTATTTGTTTTATGTACGATggaaaaatatcacaattttaaACGGTAATTTTGTGCTATAA